Proteins co-encoded in one Anguilla anguilla isolate fAngAng1 chromosome 16, fAngAng1.pri, whole genome shotgun sequence genomic window:
- the LOC118215724 gene encoding low-density lipoprotein receptor-related protein 5-like, whose amino-acid sequence MGGCTFCASGWSAAATRARAAPSPTSTSAAPPRAPQLHRPGQLPARNLHRYLLWEVHDELYEPDGQQQQRSAALRPESCDRRLVQQLLQHQGSLLYPQMLNPPPSPATDRSLYNGEIFYSSNSPSTTRSYRPYLMRGVAPPTTPCSTDVCDSDYTTSRWKSNKYYMDLNSDSDPYPPPPTPRSQYLSAEESCPPSPSTERSYFHLCPPPPSPCTDSS is encoded by the exons ATGGGGGGATGTACTTTCTGTGCCAGCGGGTGGTCTGCCGCCGCTACAAGGGCCCGAGCGGCGCCTTCCCCCACGAGTACATCAGCGGCACCCCCACGTGCCCCTCAACTTCATCGCCCCGGGCAGCTCCCAGCACGGAACCTTCACAG GTATCTCCTGTGGGAAGTCCATGATGAGCTCTATGAGCCTGatgggcagcagcagcagcggagCGCCGCTTTACGACCGGAATCATGTGACCGGCGCCTcgtccagcagctcctccagcaccaAGGGAGCCTTCTTTACCCCCAg ATGCTGAACCCGCCCCCGTCTCCGGCCACCGACCGCTCGCTGTACAACGGAGAGATCTTCTACTCCTCCAACAGTCCGTCCACCACCAGGtcctacag GCCTTACCTGATGCGTggcgtggccccgcccaccacgcCCTGCAGCACGGACGTGTGCGACAGCGACTACACCACCAGCCGGTGGAAGAGCAACAAGTACTACATGGACCTCAACTCCGACTCGGACCcgtacccgcccccccccaccccgcgcaGCCAGTACCTGTCTGCGGAGGAgagctgccccccctccccgtccacAGAGCGCAGCTACTtccacctctgcccccccccgccctcaccaTGCACTGACTCCtcgtga